The following are encoded together in the Blautia obeum ATCC 29174 genome:
- a CDS encoding ABC transporter ATP-binding protein, translating into MRENGKTWYRICKMLCEYKKYFPGIICCLLGSSFITFIHPLLIRQITDCGILQKNMKYILLFSVILIIISLTQQELNIIQTKLFSNVHNQFTHSLYKKTYWKINRMKIQYFAERGSAEIINTIGMDIDNVSSVVDQITQFSISSILQIIGGVVGLSLLDWKLAILIEAIIPLKFIIVSYCANKKREVFEQWIEDKRKFMSWFAECINGIHEMKLWNLFQVKKSQFEGLQKDLMDSYKKNAMLDEYSTVSVVVIDTVVNALLYILSGLFIIKGEFTIGGAFAFITYSAYVVNPISALINIKYYFAQIEPSAKRLFELWGQPEELEMKLCEMKPEKIYQDRDMVFEVKNLVFGYEPGHPILNGISLCVKKGERIAIVGENGSGKSTLLNLLAGFYRPQKGIIKLYGAPVELMDIQDMRNRIAVISQRPYLFQGTIEENVNIDGKASRDAVVEACRKSGALGFIEKLDHGFGQKIGQDGAKLSGGERQKIAVARALLKNADILLMDEATEGFDVESNEALRELLHSELKNKTIVFITHKYKELESVDKVYRLSKGILELVRS; encoded by the coding sequence ATGAGAGAAAATGGGAAAACATGGTATCGAATTTGTAAAATGTTGTGTGAATATAAAAAGTATTTTCCAGGGATTATCTGTTGCCTTTTGGGTTCATCATTCATAACGTTTATACACCCACTGCTTATAAGACAAATAACAGATTGTGGTATATTGCAGAAAAACATGAAATACATTCTTTTATTTTCTGTTATATTAATAATAATTTCTTTAACCCAGCAAGAGTTAAATATAATCCAAACAAAATTATTTTCAAATGTACATAATCAGTTTACACATTCTCTCTATAAAAAGACTTACTGGAAAATCAATAGGATGAAAATACAGTATTTTGCTGAAAGAGGAAGTGCAGAGATTATAAATACAATTGGTATGGATATTGATAATGTGTCATCTGTTGTGGATCAGATTACTCAGTTTTCTATATCATCAATTCTCCAAATAATAGGAGGAGTAGTTGGGCTGTCCTTATTAGACTGGAAATTAGCAATATTGATAGAAGCAATTATTCCACTGAAATTTATAATAGTGTCCTATTGTGCAAACAAGAAACGGGAAGTGTTTGAACAGTGGATTGAGGATAAACGAAAGTTTATGAGTTGGTTTGCCGAGTGTATAAATGGAATTCATGAAATGAAGCTCTGGAATCTGTTTCAGGTAAAAAAATCTCAATTTGAAGGTCTGCAAAAAGATTTGATGGATTCATATAAAAAGAACGCAATGCTAGATGAATATAGTACTGTCAGTGTTGTAGTAATAGACACGGTTGTAAATGCGTTATTATATATATTAAGTGGGCTTTTTATAATAAAAGGAGAATTCACTATAGGCGGAGCATTTGCTTTTATTACATATAGTGCATATGTTGTAAATCCAATTTCAGCATTGATAAACATTAAATATTATTTTGCGCAAATTGAGCCATCGGCAAAACGTCTTTTTGAGTTATGGGGACAACCGGAAGAATTGGAAATGAAATTATGTGAAATGAAACCTGAGAAAATTTATCAAGATAGGGATATGGTTTTTGAAGTAAAAAATCTTGTCTTTGGTTATGAACCAGGACACCCTATTTTAAATGGTATTTCACTATGTGTAAAAAAAGGGGAACGAATTGCGATCGTAGGAGAAAATGGAAGTGGCAAATCAACACTTTTGAACCTTTTGGCGGGATTCTACCGGCCACAAAAAGGAATAATAAAATTGTATGGAGCTCCTGTGGAATTGATGGATATACAAGATATGAGAAATAGAATTGCGGTTATAAGCCAAAGACCATATCTATTCCAAGGGACTATAGAGGAGAATGTTAATATCGATGGAAAGGCGTCAAGAGATGCAGTTGTTGAAGCATGTAGAAAAAGTGGTGCTTTAGGTTTTATTGAAAAATTGGATCATGGATTTGGACAAAAAATTGGACAAGATGGTGCAAAACTTTCTGGAGGAGAAAGACAAAAGATAGCTGTAGCTAGGGCTCTGCTGAAAAATGCAGACATTTTACTTATGGATGAGGCTACAGAAGGATTTGATGTTGAATCAAATGAAGCTTTACGTGAGTTATTACATAGTGAATTAAAAAATAAGACTATCGTTTTTATTACGCATAAGTATAAAGAACTGGAAAGTGTTGATAAAGTATATCGCCTTTCAAAAGGAATTTTAGAATTGGTGCGGAGTTAG
- a CDS encoding S8 family serine peptidase — translation MIKLALIDNGIPYHMRNNRNQRIVHKSFLASKCDPSEYKDDKSFHGAVCVGIITSICSDIELWDLNVTDSAGTTQITVLLEALEWCIQNKIKLIHMSLGTINYFDIKPLWIQIKRLLDADAIIVAAYHNRNIKTYPAAYPGVFGVRQDRYGLLGNGQILFQEQKGYNIENSIIANFSWNGIVNQANSYAAPVVTGHIATYLNRKPTAGFDDVMDFLMTIATHKSDYPDILENVIRDKTNIEIPVIAGIDLDYEEMIQLKEMFSQNGYYAINLQKNPLDENVIPLEYYDDSNESLNDILYTVYIAYEPDIILLNQEEEIFESSKASDIDMYIVRKNNMYELYAEDRIGITYNIEDIYELVCQYFA, via the coding sequence ATGATTAAGCTCGCATTGATTGATAACGGTATACCTTATCATATGAGAAATAACAGGAATCAAAGGATTGTTCATAAATCTTTTTTGGCTTCTAAATGCGATCCAAGTGAGTATAAAGACGATAAATCATTCCATGGCGCTGTATGCGTCGGAATTATCACAAGCATATGTAGTGATATAGAATTATGGGACTTGAATGTGACTGACTCTGCAGGAACAACACAGATCACAGTTTTGCTGGAAGCTTTGGAATGGTGTATTCAAAATAAAATAAAGTTAATTCACATGAGTCTTGGAACAATCAATTATTTTGATATTAAACCCTTATGGATTCAAATAAAAAGATTACTTGATGCTGATGCGATTATAGTAGCAGCATATCATAACAGAAATATAAAGACTTATCCAGCTGCATATCCAGGTGTTTTTGGTGTCAGGCAGGATCGTTATGGTCTTTTGGGAAATGGTCAAATTCTGTTTCAAGAACAAAAAGGTTATAATATTGAGAATTCTATTATAGCAAATTTTTCGTGGAATGGGATCGTAAATCAAGCCAATAGTTATGCGGCTCCTGTTGTCACTGGACATATTGCTACATATTTAAACAGAAAGCCCACAGCAGGATTTGATGATGTTATGGACTTTTTGATGACTATAGCAACGCATAAATCTGATTATCCGGATATACTAGAAAATGTAATAAGGGATAAAACCAATATAGAGATACCGGTAATTGCCGGTATTGATTTAGATTACGAGGAAATGATACAGCTAAAAGAGATGTTTAGTCAGAACGGTTATTACGCAATAAATCTGCAGAAAAATCCTTTAGATGAAAATGTAATTCCTTTAGAATATTATGACGATTCCAATGAGTCATTGAACGATATCCTTTATACAGTATATATAGCTTATGAACCTGATATTATTCTTTTGAATCAAGAGGAAGAAATATTTGAAAGTAGTAAGGCATCAGATATAGATATGTATATTGTGCGTAAAAATAATATGTATGAATTGTATGCAGAAGATCGAATAGGAATAACTTACAATATAGAGGATATATATGAGCTTGTTTGTCAATATTTTGCTTAA
- a CDS encoding DUF6034 family protein, which produces MKKSVLAIMVGALCIILSSCQETPEESSVVSKVDGISEAAVCEPLKKGEKRETNVPTHWKFEEKKSNDRVVIQADIKLGEQSIGNLPVIEMQNHELTQEELNGLIDYFTDGEELYMPQMVTKDAYQEVLDRISSKEGSYLQSAYSTSIAGIQNATREGMELAPDEASAPEKMEIKFQKKTEDHGVEAARSWMSTELENTDTEDYFTADVGEDRKAYIEAERYNQEIDNDSSFLWMEGSNFIEEETIETEEMQSEYYSSFGMDTNGYTEKFHELADAYRKCMDKITFTEEDGKEQAEQVLEDLGIDGMGLVDSDRTVWFPNGACSERNGLGLGSDALWQGDLDRGLPGYLYCFSKSVEGITSVPDGVVAEETVDSYVPPFQVETISILITEEGIKYFKWDGISEEVCTVTENTKLLPFEKIQAKLTDQIFYWYSGKGQSANDTTALEYDVVNAKLQYTYTTAYQEPKHAWLVPAWIFTVRESIGGNSLQELSYVINAYDGSVIGEAY; this is translated from the coding sequence ATGAAAAAAAGTGTTCTAGCAATTATGGTAGGTGCGTTGTGTATTATTCTTTCCAGCTGTCAGGAAACACCAGAGGAGAGTTCGGTAGTCAGCAAAGTGGATGGGATTAGCGAGGCGGCTGTCTGTGAACCTCTTAAAAAAGGAGAAAAGAGAGAGACAAATGTTCCAACGCATTGGAAATTTGAAGAAAAGAAAAGCAACGACCGTGTGGTTATCCAGGCAGATATTAAGTTGGGCGAACAAAGCATTGGCAATCTTCCAGTCATAGAGATGCAAAATCACGAGTTAACGCAGGAAGAACTGAATGGATTGATTGATTATTTTACGGACGGTGAGGAACTATATATGCCACAGATGGTGACAAAGGATGCGTATCAGGAAGTGTTAGACAGGATTTCCAGCAAGGAAGGAAGTTACTTGCAATCAGCATATTCTACATCGATTGCAGGGATTCAAAACGCAACCCGAGAGGGGATGGAGCTTGCACCGGATGAAGCGTCTGCACCGGAAAAGATGGAGATAAAATTTCAAAAAAAAACAGAGGATCACGGTGTGGAAGCGGCACGGAGTTGGATGAGTACTGAATTGGAAAACACAGATACAGAGGATTATTTTACTGCAGATGTGGGCGAGGACAGGAAGGCATATATAGAAGCAGAGCGGTATAATCAGGAAATTGACAATGACAGTAGTTTTCTCTGGATGGAGGGTTCTAATTTTATAGAAGAAGAAACAATAGAAACTGAGGAAATGCAGAGTGAGTATTACAGTAGCTTTGGCATGGATACCAACGGCTATACAGAGAAATTTCATGAACTGGCAGATGCGTATCGAAAGTGCATGGACAAGATCACCTTTACAGAGGAAGATGGAAAGGAACAGGCAGAACAAGTTTTAGAGGATTTAGGTATCGATGGAATGGGCCTTGTAGATTCTGATCGTACCGTGTGGTTCCCGAATGGCGCATGTTCAGAGCGCAATGGTCTGGGACTTGGTAGTGATGCTTTGTGGCAGGGAGATCTGGATAGAGGATTACCGGGATATCTGTATTGTTTTTCGAAAAGTGTAGAGGGTATTACTTCAGTTCCTGATGGCGTGGTTGCGGAAGAAACAGTGGATAGTTATGTGCCTCCGTTCCAGGTAGAAACAATCTCTATTCTGATAACAGAGGAAGGAATTAAATATTTTAAATGGGATGGGATATCGGAAGAAGTCTGTACGGTGACGGAAAATACAAAGCTTCTGCCTTTTGAAAAAATACAGGCAAAGCTGACAGATCAGATTTTTTATTGGTATTCCGGAAAAGGCCAGTCTGCCAACGACACTACCGCACTGGAGTATGATGTGGTAAACGCAAAATTGCAGTATACTTATACCACAGCCTATCAGGAGCCGAAACACGCATGGTTGGTTCCAGCATGGATTTTTACTGTCAGGGAAAGTATTGGTGGAAATTCTCTACAGGAGCTTTCTTATGTGATCAATGCTTATGATGGCAGTGTGATTGGAGAAGCATATTAG
- a CDS encoding TIGR04066 family peptide maturation system protein, whose translation MEKLVVFPLNNDTEILIKGLKENKLYQVVAVSSYIEDRSRLELLQKKSSIYCSTEFEECLTRADAIVFSENTMGYSYDGYQKRVQMALDSGKKIYAGLALLDKIQIDRDKVCILQESELSDEVVSPNKKEIDIPVISVMGLGENCDKFQLQVKIKKVIEKQGYRVLALCSNVLGGFLGMENLPGFLYSKFMSYPEKIIALNHWIHTKVKQQEYDVILVGCPGGVSEFEKYETNYFGELPLIISNALDVDIGFLALYRYTDLNYTVLKNISDFVLRKYNTPVKEYILSRQFYKADHEWKKIRYYTMEDMNEKPAIPENSEYQVLDIFDDTKIEKEILKILEELANNIFVI comes from the coding sequence ATGGAAAAATTAGTTGTGTTTCCATTAAATAATGACACAGAAATACTTATCAAGGGATTGAAAGAAAACAAATTATATCAGGTGGTTGCGGTATCCAGCTATATAGAAGATAGGAGTAGGCTTGAACTATTACAAAAGAAGAGTTCGATATATTGTAGTACAGAATTTGAAGAATGTCTTACTCGAGCTGATGCTATTGTTTTTTCAGAAAATACAATGGGATATAGTTATGACGGATACCAAAAAAGAGTGCAAATGGCATTAGACTCAGGGAAAAAGATTTATGCTGGTTTAGCACTGCTAGATAAGATTCAAATTGACAGAGATAAAGTATGTATATTACAGGAAAGTGAATTGTCAGATGAAGTTGTTTCGCCAAATAAAAAAGAAATAGATATTCCGGTAATATCAGTCATGGGATTGGGCGAAAATTGCGATAAATTCCAATTGCAAGTGAAGATTAAAAAGGTGATTGAAAAACAGGGGTATCGTGTACTGGCACTTTGCTCTAACGTTCTCGGTGGATTTTTAGGAATGGAAAATCTTCCTGGCTTTCTATATTCAAAATTCATGTCTTATCCAGAAAAGATTATTGCTTTAAATCATTGGATACATACAAAAGTAAAACAACAGGAGTACGATGTGATTCTTGTGGGTTGCCCTGGTGGTGTTTCGGAATTTGAAAAATATGAAACAAATTATTTTGGCGAGTTACCTCTGATTATTTCAAACGCATTGGATGTAGATATAGGCTTTTTGGCTTTGTATAGGTATACTGATTTGAATTATACTGTATTAAAAAATATAAGCGATTTTGTTCTAAGAAAATATAATACACCAGTGAAAGAATATATTCTTTCACGACAATTTTATAAGGCGGATCATGAATGGAAAAAGATACGGTATTATACCATGGAGGATATGAATGAAAAACCAGCGATACCTGAAAATTCTGAATATCAAGTCCTTGATATATTTGATGATACTAAAATTGAAAAAGAAATTTTGAAAATTTTGGAAGAACTTGCAAATAATATTTTTGTAATATAA
- the ccpM gene encoding Cys-rich peptide radical SAM maturase CcpM: MGKVLIKCIQTPMQKYFYDRSLDSVVMVNDEEYQILKTVEKTKLVPDGVLRRFVKSGLLRETAIEEIEHPETENLHLLAEHYMGNLILQVTQQCNLRCKYCAYSGNYYNRSHTSNRMDFETAKKAIDFYLKRSEKADQLALSFYGGEPLLEFELIKKCVSYILQRKGDKKILFTMTTNGTLMTEDVIEFLVKYEFNLMISLDGDKKSHDINRRFKTGKGSFDIILENLSRLKAYNEEYYSKVLFNCVISSSSDLENIYRFYSEEELFEAGTVNFNYVNPVGLKDETLSRITQKNFRVHRLAYIKMILSVLEKRKWDAQSRLLRRELQDIELLYEQLHSHVAEGKKTHHGGPCIPAVRRLFVDTKGEFFPCERVSEEDSEMCIGSLDSGFDFDKMSFLLNHGKMIKEKCLGYWNLRMCAYCLAQIPKDNQILTENMLLQQCENSKESTLLLLYKLCILVEFGYKGNENLQVLK, translated from the coding sequence ATGGGAAAGGTATTAATTAAATGCATTCAAACACCAATGCAGAAATATTTTTATGATCGTTCTTTGGATTCTGTAGTTATGGTGAATGATGAAGAATATCAGATATTAAAAACTGTGGAAAAGACAAAATTGGTTCCTGATGGAGTGTTAAGACGGTTTGTGAAAAGCGGATTATTGCGTGAGACTGCGATAGAAGAAATTGAGCATCCTGAGACAGAAAACTTACATTTGTTGGCAGAACATTATATGGGCAATCTGATTTTGCAGGTAACTCAGCAGTGTAATTTGAGATGCAAATATTGTGCATATTCTGGAAACTACTATAATCGTTCCCATACGTCAAATAGGATGGATTTCGAGACAGCCAAAAAAGCAATAGACTTTTATTTGAAAAGAAGCGAAAAAGCGGATCAACTTGCATTATCATTTTATGGGGGTGAGCCTCTTCTGGAATTTGAATTGATTAAGAAATGTGTTTCCTATATTTTACAACGTAAAGGGGATAAAAAAATTCTTTTTACTATGACGACTAATGGGACTTTAATGACAGAAGATGTCATAGAATTTTTGGTAAAATATGAGTTTAATCTTATGATTAGCCTTGATGGTGATAAGAAAAGTCACGATATAAATCGAAGATTTAAAACAGGAAAAGGTTCATTTGACATTATTTTAGAAAATTTGAGTAGACTGAAAGCTTACAATGAAGAGTACTATTCAAAAGTTTTGTTTAATTGTGTTATTAGTTCTTCATCAGATCTTGAAAATATATATCGATTTTATTCGGAAGAAGAGCTGTTTGAAGCAGGGACAGTGAATTTCAATTATGTAAATCCAGTTGGTTTAAAAGATGAGACATTGTCGCGCATAACACAAAAAAATTTCAGAGTACATCGACTAGCATATATAAAGATGATTTTATCTGTATTAGAGAAGCGAAAATGGGATGCACAAAGTCGATTGTTGCGAAGAGAACTGCAAGATATTGAGTTATTATATGAACAGCTACATAGTCATGTTGCTGAAGGCAAAAAAACACATCATGGTGGTCCATGCATTCCTGCAGTTAGAAGACTATTTGTGGATACAAAAGGTGAATTTTTTCCATGTGAAAGAGTTTCGGAAGAAGATTCAGAAATGTGCATCGGAAGTTTGGATTCGGGATTTGATTTTGATAAAATGAGTTTCCTACTTAACCATGGTAAGATGATTAAAGAAAAATGTTTAGGATATTGGAATTTGAGAATGTGTGCATATTGTTTGGCGCAAATTCCAAAAGATAATCAGATATTAACAGAAAATATGTTGCTACAGCAATGTGAAAACTCAAAAGAAAGTACACTTTTATTGCTATATAAATTGTGTATACTTGTTGAGTTTGGATATAAAGGAAATGAAAATTTGCAAGTATTAAAATAA
- a CDS encoding ABC transporter ATP-binding protein, translating to MEYAIRLKGLTKSFQKEKVLKNITHDFEKGKIHGIMGFNGSGKTVMFKCICGFLQPESGTVLVGGKQIGKELDFPDSVGIIIENPGFFLDLSGFANLKRLASLKHRISDDDVRATMRALGLDPLSKKKVGQYSLGMRERLGIAQAIMEDPELLILDEPFNGLDKQGAGEVCELLRGLKERGKTILIAAHNMLEIEWLCDTICEMDAGVLTQIK from the coding sequence ATGGAATATGCAATCAGGTTGAAGGGACTGACAAAATCCTTTCAAAAAGAAAAAGTATTAAAGAACATTACCCATGATTTTGAAAAAGGGAAGATTCATGGGATTATGGGGTTTAACGGTTCAGGGAAAACCGTAATGTTTAAATGCATCTGTGGATTTTTACAACCTGAGAGCGGCACAGTGCTCGTAGGGGGAAAACAGATCGGGAAGGAGCTGGACTTTCCAGATTCCGTAGGCATTATCATTGAAAACCCTGGCTTCTTTCTGGATCTCAGCGGTTTTGCGAATTTAAAGAGACTGGCGTCTCTGAAACACCGTATTTCCGATGACGATGTGAGGGCGACGATGCGTGCCCTAGGGCTTGATCCTCTGTCTAAAAAGAAGGTAGGACAGTATTCTCTTGGAATGCGTGAACGTCTTGGTATCGCACAGGCAATCATGGAAGATCCGGAGCTTTTGATATTGGACGAGCCTTTTAATGGTCTGGACAAGCAGGGGGCAGGAGAGGTCTGCGAGCTTTTGCGGGGATTAAAGGAACGAGGGAAGACTATTCTTATCGCAGCACATAACATGCTGGAGATCGAATGGCTCTGCGATACGATCTGTGAGATGGATGCAGGTGTCCTGACGCAGATAAAATAA
- a CDS encoding ParM/StbA family protein: MRELRNTKIIAVDHGYGNMKTANTVTPTGIKAYETEPIFTGNILEYNGIYYRIGEGHKEFIPDKAMDEEYYLLTLMAIARELNVFSIREADVHLAAGLPLTWIRNQREDFRSYLLQNPEVHYRFNSKEYHLRFVGCSLYPQGYPAIVNRLGDFKGTNLLADIGNGTMNILYINNKKAQESRCWTEKFGVNQCMIAAKNAVLDNFGVKIEESTVEQILRFGTADISASYLDCITAVARQYVTDIFATLRKYEYNPGLMRLYVVGGGGCLIRNFGAYDKSRVTILDDICATAKGYESLAYMSLKRRG, translated from the coding sequence ATGCGAGAACTCAGAAACACAAAAATCATTGCTGTAGATCACGGCTACGGCAACATGAAAACAGCAAATACCGTCACACCAACCGGAATCAAAGCCTATGAAACAGAACCCATCTTCACCGGGAATATTCTGGAATATAACGGCATTTACTACCGGATTGGCGAAGGACACAAAGAATTTATCCCAGATAAAGCTATGGACGAAGAATATTATCTTCTAACTCTCATGGCGATTGCAAGGGAACTGAATGTCTTTTCCATCCGTGAAGCAGACGTTCATCTGGCTGCCGGGCTTCCTCTGACATGGATCAGAAACCAGAGAGAAGATTTCCGTTCCTATCTGCTCCAGAATCCAGAAGTCCATTACCGATTTAACAGCAAAGAGTATCATCTCCGTTTTGTGGGATGCAGCCTTTACCCGCAGGGATATCCGGCTATCGTAAACCGACTTGGAGATTTCAAGGGGACAAATCTTCTTGCAGATATCGGCAACGGAACCATGAACATTCTGTATATCAATAATAAGAAAGCACAGGAAAGCCGGTGCTGGACAGAAAAGTTTGGCGTAAACCAATGCATGATTGCCGCTAAAAACGCTGTTCTGGACAACTTCGGAGTAAAGATTGAAGAATCTACCGTAGAGCAGATTCTGCGGTTTGGAACCGCTGACATTTCAGCGTCTTATCTGGATTGTATTACTGCTGTTGCCAGACAGTATGTCACAGATATTTTTGCCACGCTCCGCAAATATGAATACAATCCTGGCCTGATGCGCCTGTATGTGGTCGGAGGCGGTGGATGCCTGATCCGTAACTTTGGAGCGTATGACAAATCACGAGTTACCATCCTTGATGATATCTGTGCCACTGCCAAAGGTTATGAATCTCTGGCTTATATGAGCCTGAAAAGGAGGGGATAA
- a CDS encoding replication initiator protein A translates to MTDFLTADTSLPSYMMFPRFLLDMEINETAKMLYMILLDRARLSQKNEGWSDTNGHVFLYFTIEALAEVLHKSQMTVKTALAVLEKQELIFRKRQGPGHPNRIYVKIPKETLSNTDRILSSRQTENCPIDRQDSFPDTDRKLSSNKKEIKKNHLTIRGSKEPRSPYGTFQNVFLSETELENIRQTIPDWQDYMERLSGYMASTGKQYQNHAATIIRWARQDHPVSRQRNYESEEYETL, encoded by the coding sequence ATGACGGACTTTCTGACAGCAGACACAAGCCTGCCATCTTATATGATGTTTCCCCGTTTTCTTCTGGACATGGAAATAAACGAAACTGCCAAAATGCTTTATATGATCCTGCTCGACCGTGCAAGGCTTTCCCAGAAAAATGAGGGCTGGTCAGATACAAATGGTCATGTGTTCCTCTACTTTACGATTGAAGCACTGGCAGAAGTTCTCCACAAAAGCCAGATGACGGTGAAAACTGCTCTGGCAGTACTGGAAAAACAAGAGCTTATCTTCCGAAAACGGCAGGGACCCGGACACCCTAATCGGATCTATGTAAAAATCCCGAAAGAAACCCTCAGCAATACAGACAGAATTCTTTCCTCAAGACAGACAGAAAACTGTCCTATTGACAGACAGGATTCTTTCCCTGATACAGACAGAAAACTGTCCAGTAATAAGAAAGAGATAAAAAAGAACCATTTAACAATAAGAGGGAGTAAAGAGCCACGCTCACCCTATGGAACATTTCAAAATGTTTTTCTGTCAGAGACGGAGCTGGAAAATATCCGGCAGACAATCCCTGACTGGCAGGACTATATGGAACGCTTATCCGGTTATATGGCTTCTACCGGAAAGCAATACCAAAACCATGCAGCTACCATCATCCGTTGGGCAAGACAGGATCATCCTGTTTCCCGGCAACGAAATTATGAAAGTGAGGAATACGAAACATTATGA
- a CDS encoding ATP-binding protein, producing MTTFTEKPTAITPNRELQSDEYFNETNHLIYCSKCNTPRQCRHELQGKVLIPSIRCKCQQEIFEQEEAQRKLHEKQMEIEHLKTSGLQDKSLYDYTFAKDNGSNPEMKLAHNYVSNWEEMKANASGLLIWGDVGTGKSFFAGCIANALLEKGVPVLMTNFSRILNTLTGMHFEDRNQFIHSLNRYSLLIIDDLGIERNSDFALEQVFNVIDSRYRSKKPLIITTNLTLSELNNAADIAHKRIYDRILERCVPIRINNRNIRQDNATANLKKTKKILLDNHTSNQS from the coding sequence ATGACAACATTTACAGAAAAACCAACAGCTATCACACCAAACAGAGAGCTTCAGTCTGATGAATATTTTAACGAAACAAATCACCTGATCTACTGTTCCAAATGCAATACGCCAAGACAGTGCAGGCATGAATTACAGGGAAAGGTTCTTATTCCTTCCATCCGCTGTAAGTGCCAGCAGGAGATCTTTGAACAGGAGGAAGCCCAGAGAAAACTTCATGAAAAGCAAATGGAAATAGAGCATCTCAAAACCAGCGGCTTACAGGACAAATCACTTTATGACTACACCTTTGCCAAAGATAACGGCAGCAATCCGGAAATGAAACTTGCACACAATTATGTAAGTAACTGGGAAGAGATGAAAGCAAACGCTTCCGGACTTCTCATCTGGGGCGATGTCGGTACTGGAAAATCTTTCTTTGCAGGCTGCATTGCCAATGCCCTTCTGGAAAAAGGCGTCCCGGTACTGATGACCAACTTTTCCCGGATTCTGAATACCCTTACCGGAATGCATTTTGAAGACAGGAATCAGTTCATCCACAGCTTAAACCGCTACAGCCTTCTGATCATTGATGACCTCGGAATTGAACGGAACTCTGACTTTGCACTGGAACAGGTATTCAATGTGATTGACAGCCGTTACCGCAGTAAAAAGCCCCTGATCATAACAACCAATCTCACTTTATCAGAGCTGAATAACGCCGCTGATATCGCACACAAGCGAATTTATGACCGGATTCTGGAGAGATGTGTTCCCATCCGTATCAATAACCGGAATATCCGTCAGGACAATGCAACAGCTAATTTAAAAAAAACGAAAAAAATTCTGTTAGATAATCACACTTCAAACCAGAGTTGA
- a CDS encoding PBECR4 domain-containing protein has product MDKRRAIQIMTKAAQLYKEHLEDQKVLFLYGLPKEVNKQLQESNKILSSVQGYEVVFHRYNFLHLTGVRLNKKETASAIHFYQKCLDKRLTENDFVFAKDGSTGQKLDILERMMLIKKNVTMIGEFTDRGPKLYTEKAAGNICGCIGFVKDKNTKLNVPNTLLKKDIRDVTAQPTYKVFAVISKHYTDEKYTNLVKMDKSIDLKECCFSETIENMIDRENL; this is encoded by the coding sequence ATGGACAAAAGACGTGCAATTCAGATTATGACAAAAGCGGCACAACTATATAAAGAACATCTTGAGGATCAGAAGGTTTTGTTCCTATATGGCTTACCGAAAGAGGTGAATAAGCAATTACAGGAAAGTAATAAGATTTTGTCATCTGTACAGGGATATGAAGTTGTTTTCCATAGATACAATTTTTTACATTTGACAGGAGTTCGATTGAATAAAAAAGAGACAGCTTCTGCAATTCATTTTTACCAGAAATGCCTGGATAAGCGATTAACAGAAAATGATTTTGTTTTTGCAAAAGATGGCTCTACGGGGCAAAAATTGGATATATTGGAACGTATGATGCTTATTAAGAAAAACGTAACAATGATAGGAGAATTTACAGATCGAGGACCGAAATTATATACAGAAAAAGCTGCCGGGAATATATGTGGTTGTATTGGCTTCGTAAAAGATAAAAATACGAAATTAAATGTACCGAACACATTGCTGAAAAAGGACATCAGAGATGTAACAGCACAGCCTACATATAAAGTATTTGCTGTAATATCAAAACACTATACAGATGAGAAATATACAAATCTTGTGAAGATGGACAAAAGTATTGATTTGAAAGAGTGTTGTTTCTCAGAAACAATAGAAAATATGATAGATAGAGAAAATCTATAA